Proteins encoded together in one Vibrio lentus window:
- a CDS encoding 2-hydroxyacid dehydrogenase, giving the protein MLNIAFFSSKSYDEKSFELAKGELNAEFHFHDFRLTTTTAKMAHDNEAVCAFVNDDLSRDVLEILAKGGTKLIAMRCAGFDKVDLDAAKEFGLQVVRVPAYSPESVAEHTVGMMMCLNRKLHKAYQRTRDANFSLEGLVGFNFHGKTVGVIGSGKIGLATMRILKGLGMNILCYDPYPNPLAKELGAKYVELDELYKESDVISLHCPMSKENYHLLDATAFGKMKDGVMIVNTSRGELLDSTAAIEALKQSKIGALGLDVYDNEKELFFQDKSNDVIVDDVFRRLSACHNVLFTGHQAFLTKDALFNIANTTLTSVDAFFTGNTSGNELV; this is encoded by the coding sequence TCAACATTGCTTTTTTTAGCTCAAAATCATACGACGAAAAATCATTTGAACTTGCAAAAGGCGAACTCAACGCCGAGTTCCATTTTCACGATTTTCGACTCACTACAACAACAGCAAAAATGGCGCACGACAACGAAGCGGTTTGTGCGTTTGTAAACGACGACCTATCTCGAGATGTGCTAGAGATTCTAGCGAAAGGCGGCACTAAGCTGATTGCGATGCGCTGTGCCGGTTTTGATAAAGTCGATTTAGATGCAGCCAAAGAGTTTGGCCTGCAAGTGGTTCGCGTTCCGGCTTATTCACCAGAATCGGTAGCAGAACACACGGTCGGCATGATGATGTGTTTAAACCGTAAACTACACAAAGCATACCAACGCACTCGTGATGCGAACTTCTCTCTTGAGGGTTTGGTTGGCTTTAACTTCCACGGTAAAACTGTTGGTGTGATCGGCTCTGGCAAAATTGGCCTAGCGACTATGCGAATTCTGAAAGGTTTAGGCATGAACATCTTGTGCTACGACCCATACCCGAATCCATTGGCAAAAGAACTGGGCGCTAAATACGTTGAGCTCGACGAGCTTTATAAAGAGTCTGACGTGATTTCTCTACACTGCCCAATGAGCAAAGAGAACTACCACCTATTAGATGCAACGGCATTTGGCAAAATGAAAGATGGCGTGATGATCGTCAACACCAGTCGTGGTGAACTGCTGGATTCAACCGCTGCAATTGAAGCGTTGAAACAGAGCAAGATCGGCGCGCTTGGCCTTGATGTCTACGACAACGAAAAAGAGCTGTTCTTCCAAGACAAATCTAACGATGTGATTGTCGATGACGTATTCCGTCGCCTATCTGCTTGTCACAACGTATTGTTCACTGGTCACCAAGCTTTCTTAACAAAAGATGCTCTGTTCAACATTGCCAATACAACGCTCACCAGTGTTGATGCCTTCTTTACAGGCAACACCAGCGGCAACGAACTGGTTTAA
- a CDS encoding patatin-like phospholipase family protein, whose protein sequence is MSKSALIVEGGAMRGIFAAGVLDAFMQDDFRPYDFAIGVSAGVSNLVGYLSQAPKRSYNVITTMATDKTFFNPARFAKGGNLVDVKWLWDESNQRYPLDCGQLFSSVPLIAAVTNVDTGSADYYHIKPENLSNVVEATTALPIAYRETPCFSGGCYTDGGVADSIPVREAYRRGARDITVILSHPLSYRMKPQKYQWMLKKLLKKFPNIAESMAVRAENYNQSLEFIRNPPKDATIKVIAPPEAFAVKRLTMDQTVLDAGYHMGVKAGAEHLAIRKGVYGLDNEDCHFCV, encoded by the coding sequence ATGAGTAAAAGCGCATTAATCGTTGAAGGTGGGGCTATGAGAGGCATCTTCGCTGCCGGAGTTTTGGACGCCTTTATGCAAGACGATTTCCGTCCCTATGATTTTGCCATTGGCGTGTCTGCAGGTGTGTCCAATCTGGTTGGCTACTTATCTCAAGCGCCTAAACGCAGCTATAACGTGATCACTACTATGGCGACCGATAAGACGTTCTTTAACCCTGCTCGCTTTGCTAAAGGTGGCAATTTGGTCGACGTGAAGTGGTTGTGGGATGAATCTAACCAACGTTACCCACTCGATTGCGGCCAGCTGTTCTCAAGTGTTCCTTTAATTGCTGCTGTAACTAACGTCGATACTGGCAGTGCCGATTACTATCATATCAAGCCTGAAAACCTTTCTAACGTGGTTGAAGCAACAACGGCTCTACCTATCGCTTACCGTGAAACACCGTGCTTCTCTGGTGGTTGCTATACCGATGGTGGTGTAGCCGATTCAATTCCAGTTCGTGAAGCTTATCGCCGTGGTGCGCGAGACATTACCGTGATTCTTTCTCACCCACTTAGCTACCGAATGAAACCGCAGAAGTATCAGTGGATGCTGAAAAAGCTGCTAAAGAAATTCCCAAACATTGCAGAGTCGATGGCGGTGCGAGCTGAAAACTATAACCAGTCTTTGGAGTTTATTCGTAATCCACCCAAAGATGCGACCATCAAGGTGATTGCGCCACCGGAAGCGTTCGCGGTTAAGCGACTCACTATGGATCAAACTGTTCTGGACGCAGGCTATCATATGGGCGTGAAGGCAGGTGCAGAGCATCTGGCCATTCGCAAAGGCGTTTATGGTTTGGATAACGAGGATTGTCACTTCTGCGTCTAG
- a CDS encoding catalase, protein MSKKLTTAAGCPVAHNQNVQTAGKRGPQLLQDVWFLEKMAHFDREVIPERRMHAKGSGAYGTFTVTHDITKYTKAKLFSEIGKKTDLFARFTTVAGERGAADAERDIRGFALKFYTEEGNWDMVGNNTPVFFLRDPLKFPDLNHAVKRDPRTNMRSAKNNWDFWTSLPEALHQITIVMSDRGIPATYRHMHGFGSHTFSFINADNERFWVKFHFKSQQGIKNLSDAEAAQVIGDDRESHQRDLLDSIDNQDFPKWTLKVQVMPEADAAKVSYNPFDLTKIWPHADYPLIEVGEFELNRNPQNFFAEVEQSAFNPANVVPGISFSPDKMLQGRLFAYGDAQRYRLGVNHQHIPVNAPRCPVHSYHRDGAMRVDGNFGSTLGYEPNNEGQWAEQPDFAEPALNLDGAAAHWDHREDEDYFSQPGDLFRLMTPEKQAILFDNTARNIGGVPKEIQLRHLRHCYKADPAYGEGIGKLLEIDVSEFKS, encoded by the coding sequence ATGAGTAAAAAACTAACTACAGCTGCGGGTTGTCCTGTTGCTCATAACCAGAATGTTCAAACTGCGGGTAAGCGCGGTCCTCAACTTCTTCAAGATGTTTGGTTTTTAGAAAAGATGGCGCATTTTGACCGCGAAGTCATTCCAGAGCGTCGTATGCACGCGAAAGGTTCAGGCGCTTACGGTACATTTACTGTTACGCATGACATTACCAAATACACCAAGGCAAAACTGTTTTCTGAAATAGGCAAAAAGACCGACCTGTTTGCACGTTTTACAACGGTTGCCGGTGAGCGTGGCGCCGCTGATGCTGAGCGTGATATCCGTGGCTTTGCATTGAAGTTTTATACTGAAGAAGGTAACTGGGATATGGTGGGTAATAACACCCCAGTATTCTTCCTTCGTGATCCTCTTAAGTTCCCAGATCTAAACCATGCGGTTAAGCGTGACCCGCGCACCAATATGCGCAGTGCGAAGAACAACTGGGATTTCTGGACTTCTCTACCTGAAGCGCTTCACCAAATTACCATCGTGATGAGTGACCGTGGTATTCCTGCTACGTATCGTCACATGCACGGTTTTGGTAGCCACACGTTCAGCTTTATTAACGCAGACAACGAACGTTTCTGGGTGAAATTCCACTTCAAATCTCAGCAAGGTATTAAGAACTTGTCTGATGCAGAAGCGGCACAAGTGATCGGTGATGACCGTGAAAGTCATCAACGTGATCTGCTAGATAGCATTGATAACCAAGACTTCCCTAAATGGACACTGAAAGTACAAGTGATGCCAGAAGCGGACGCGGCGAAAGTGTCTTACAATCCGTTCGATTTGACTAAGATCTGGCCACATGCCGATTACCCATTGATTGAAGTGGGTGAGTTTGAATTGAACCGTAACCCGCAAAACTTCTTCGCAGAAGTTGAGCAGTCGGCATTCAACCCGGCGAACGTAGTTCCAGGTATCAGCTTCTCGCCAGACAAGATGCTGCAAGGTCGCTTGTTTGCTTACGGTGATGCGCAACGCTACCGCTTGGGTGTTAACCATCAGCATATCCCAGTAAACGCACCTCGTTGCCCTGTACACAGCTACCACCGTGATGGTGCGATGCGTGTTGATGGTAACTTTGGTAGCACACTTGGCTATGAGCCAAACAACGAAGGCCAATGGGCAGAGCAACCAGACTTTGCAGAACCAGCATTGAACCTAGATGGCGCTGCAGCGCATTGGGATCACCGCGAAGATGAAGATTACTTCTCGCAACCGGGTGACTTGTTCCGCCTGATGACGCCAGAGAAACAAGCGATTCTGTTTGATAACACAGCGCGTAACATAGGTGGCGTGCCTAAAGAGATTCAACTGCGTCACTTAAGACACTGTTACAAAGCCGATCCAGCTTACGGTGAAGGCATTGGTAAACTGCTTGAAATCGATGTAAGCGAATTTAAGTCGTAA
- a CDS encoding glycerate kinase has translation MKIVIAPDSFKESLSAVSVATCIEKGFREIFPDADYVTLPLADGGEGTVDVLLQGLAGQKRTHQVEGPLGELVSAEWAMLEPSVQSSKRTALIEIAAASGLDLLTPEQRDPLVASSFGTGQLILEAIEQGAQTIILGLGGSATNDGGAGIVQALGGALLDSTGQELSRGGAALAQLASIDLTALDPRCADIELIVACDVDNPLCGDNGASHIFGPQKGATPEQVLLLDKALANFAQIAESQGCVGGDDPVHSRVGYGAAGGTPMGLGLLFNMQIKPGIEMVLDVLQADDVLKGADLVITGEGQMDNQTLQGKTPYGIAKRASLQGIPTIGIAGSLGTEVEALYGEMSSLFGTVRSPQSLDQVLQEAENNLTRTARNIAATLKLGRKILD, from the coding sequence ATGAAAATTGTTATTGCACCAGACTCGTTTAAAGAATCTTTATCTGCTGTATCGGTGGCGACGTGCATTGAAAAGGGCTTTCGTGAAATCTTCCCAGACGCTGACTATGTGACCTTACCTCTGGCTGATGGCGGTGAAGGTACGGTCGATGTGTTACTGCAAGGTTTAGCCGGACAAAAGCGAACACATCAAGTTGAAGGGCCATTGGGTGAGTTGGTTAGTGCAGAATGGGCGATGTTAGAACCGTCAGTTCAGAGCTCCAAGAGAACGGCTTTGATAGAGATAGCTGCCGCGTCTGGTTTGGACTTGCTGACACCAGAACAGCGCGATCCTTTGGTTGCTTCGTCTTTTGGGACAGGACAGCTGATATTAGAAGCGATAGAGCAGGGTGCTCAAACCATCATTCTTGGATTGGGTGGCAGTGCGACCAACGACGGTGGAGCGGGCATTGTGCAAGCGTTAGGTGGAGCACTATTAGATAGCACAGGGCAAGAGCTCAGCCGAGGTGGCGCTGCGTTAGCGCAATTAGCATCTATTGACCTAACAGCTCTAGATCCACGCTGTGCTGATATAGAGTTAATCGTCGCGTGTGATGTTGATAATCCATTGTGTGGTGATAACGGCGCCAGCCATATATTCGGCCCACAAAAAGGGGCGACGCCTGAACAAGTCTTACTGCTTGATAAGGCGCTAGCGAATTTTGCTCAAATTGCTGAATCGCAAGGTTGCGTTGGTGGTGATGATCCTGTTCACAGCCGCGTGGGTTATGGCGCGGCTGGTGGCACACCGATGGGGCTTGGTTTGCTATTTAACATGCAAATCAAACCCGGTATCGAGATGGTACTGGATGTCTTACAAGCTGATGACGTGTTGAAAGGTGCCGACCTTGTGATTACTGGCGAAGGGCAAATGGACAACCAAACTCTGCAAGGCAAAACACCTTACGGAATTGCTAAGCGAGCAAGTCTCCAAGGTATTCCAACCATAGGCATTGCTGGCTCATTGGGAACTGAGGTAGAAGCACTTTATGGAGAAATGAGCAGCTTGTTCGGGACGGTACGTTCTCCTCAGTCACTTGACCAAGTTCTGCAGGAGGCGGAAAACAATCTGACAAGAACGGCTAGGAATATTGCAGCGACGCTTAAACTAGGAAGGAAAATACTCGATTAG
- the yiaK gene encoding 3-dehydro-L-gulonate 2-dehydrogenase, with translation MPLVSTEKLQQEYERILLARDMKPEMATKLAAGFVEMANEGTYSHGINRFPVFIDQVDKGQIKLNAEPECVNSMGALEQWDCNYGPGVLNGLICAERAMELARDYGIGMVGMRNSNHWMRGGAYVLKMAREGFAGIASTNSIAVMPAWGGKDHRVGSNPLIMAVAGDPPVVVDCSMSQFSYGQLQNFVLADKELPVVGGFDNEGELTKDPHVLWENKRLLPMGFWKGSSMAIVLDMMLTAITGGHSVPALTEDMGGEFGVSQFLIAIDLSKTMDQSTYAQEMKRIRDYVLESEPAESGSVMIAGSEIENFIKKHEAAGGIEINDGIWEQITSL, from the coding sequence ATGCCTTTAGTATCAACTGAAAAACTACAACAAGAATACGAACGAATCCTTTTGGCTCGCGACATGAAACCAGAAATGGCAACCAAGCTTGCGGCTGGTTTTGTTGAGATGGCAAACGAAGGTACTTACTCGCATGGCATCAACCGTTTTCCAGTGTTCATTGACCAAGTAGACAAAGGTCAAATCAAATTAAATGCTGAACCAGAATGCGTTAACAGTATGGGTGCACTAGAGCAATGGGATTGTAACTACGGCCCTGGCGTTCTTAACGGTCTTATCTGTGCAGAGCGTGCCATGGAATTGGCTCGTGACTACGGCATTGGCATGGTCGGTATGCGTAATTCTAACCACTGGATGCGTGGCGGTGCTTACGTATTGAAAATGGCTCGCGAAGGTTTTGCAGGAATTGCATCAACCAACTCAATCGCAGTGATGCCAGCATGGGGTGGTAAAGATCACCGTGTTGGTTCAAACCCTCTCATCATGGCGGTTGCGGGCGATCCACCGGTGGTTGTTGACTGTTCAATGAGCCAATTTTCTTACGGCCAGCTACAAAACTTCGTGCTTGCTGACAAAGAACTCCCTGTTGTTGGTGGCTTTGACAACGAAGGTGAACTCACTAAAGACCCGCATGTACTTTGGGAAAACAAACGCCTGCTTCCAATGGGTTTCTGGAAAGGTTCATCAATGGCCATCGTACTAGACATGATGCTTACGGCAATCACTGGCGGCCACTCAGTACCAGCGCTGACTGAAGATATGGGTGGTGAGTTTGGTGTATCTCAATTCCTTATCGCTATCGACCTAAGCAAAACAATGGATCAAAGCACTTACGCACAAGAGATGAAGCGCATCCGTGATTACGTGCTTGAGTCAGAGCCTGCAGAAAGTGGCTCAGTGATGATTGCTGGTTCTGAAATTGAAAACTTCATCAAGAAACACGAAGCAGCTGGCGGCATTGAAATCAACGATGGGATTTGGGAACAAATTACGTCTCTGTAA
- a CDS encoding TRAP transporter small permease, giving the protein MQSVLKSIWKSIDVIMAVILTCMVALVFTNVVLRYGFSSGLRPSVELSRLGLVWVVMLGAAVVLRRGEHLAVAEFSERLFPKAVPVLRRICWVIVLISVGMLYVGSYRQMMSNWSDISQLTGLPSALFYLAGVVSGLLMGVIAFVRIFKPDWQLDSLDEEKE; this is encoded by the coding sequence ATGCAAAGTGTATTAAAGAGTATTTGGAAAAGTATCGATGTCATCATGGCGGTCATTCTGACCTGTATGGTTGCGCTCGTATTTACTAACGTAGTTTTACGTTATGGCTTTTCTTCTGGTCTTCGTCCCTCTGTAGAACTATCTCGCCTTGGTCTTGTATGGGTTGTCATGCTCGGTGCCGCCGTTGTGCTGCGCCGAGGTGAACACCTCGCTGTTGCGGAGTTTTCTGAACGACTCTTCCCAAAAGCAGTACCCGTATTAAGACGTATCTGCTGGGTAATAGTACTGATTTCTGTCGGCATGCTTTACGTCGGTTCATACCGTCAAATGATGTCTAATTGGTCAGATATTTCTCAGCTTACAGGGCTTCCTTCAGCATTATTTTACTTAGCCGGTGTGGTGTCAGGTTTGTTAATGGGCGTGATTGCCTTTGTTCGAATCTTCAAGCCCGACTGGCAGCTAGATAGCTTAGATGAGGAGAAAGAATAA